One segment of Ipomoea triloba cultivar NCNSP0323 chromosome 12, ASM357664v1 DNA contains the following:
- the LOC116000107 gene encoding uncharacterized protein LOC116000107 has product MSFATSSCGFFSLILPELSSPPSILSSVIKKPQCPIFPNYAFSFNYTSNFCSMSTGRNTRIRRASSSSSSCSFDGERGDLFSGGNGESDDEDNEEVRVEEDDEDSTSPMTVLPQRWDVLGLGQAMVDFSGTVDEDFLERLGLEKGTRKVVNHEERGKVLRAMDGCSYKAAAGGSLSNSLVALARLGGQAIGGPPLNIAMAGSVGSDPLGGFYRSKLQRANVKFLSESLKDGTTGTVIVLTTPDAQRTMLAYQGMSSTINYDPFLAGAISKTNILVVEGYLFELPDTVKTITKACQDAHRSGALVAITASDVSCIERHYDDFWEIMANYVDIVFANSDEARAFCHFSSKESPVCATRYLSHFVPLVSVTDGRSGSYIGIKGEALYIPPSPCVPVDSCGAGDAYASGILYGILRGMSDLKGIGSLAAKVASIVVGQQGTRLRVHDAVSLAKAFAIQQENSSVWSDIGSDQISNL; this is encoded by the exons aTGTCTTTCGCTACCTCCTCATGCGGTTTCTTCTCTCTTATCCTTCCCGAGCTCTCATCCCCACCCTCTATTCTCTCTTCCGTTATCAAGAAACCCCAGTGCCCAATTTTTCCTAATTATGCGTTTTCGTTTAATTATACTAGCAATTTTTGCTCTATGTCGACTGGGAGAAATACCCGAATCCGTAGAGCGTcgtcttcttcctcctcttgcAGTTTTGACGGAGAAAGGGGAGACCTTTTTTCCGGTGGGAATGGAGAAAGTGATGACGAAGACAATGAAGAAGTAagggttgaagaagatgatgaggatAGTACTAGTCCCATGACCGTTCTGCCTCAGAGATGGGATGTCTTGGGCCTTGGCCAAGCTATG GTTGATTTTTCTGGCACGGTCGATGAGGATTTTCTTGAGAGGCTTGGATTGGAGAAGGGCACAAGGAAGGTCGTGAATCATGAGGAGAGGGGTAAAGTCCTACGCGCAATGGATGGATGCAGCTACAAGGCTGCAGCTGGTGGATCGCTTTCCAATAGCCTGGTGGCATTGGCCAGGCTTGGCGGGCAGGCTATTGGAGGCCCTCCCTTGAACATAGCTATGGCAGGCAGTGTTGGAAGTGATCCACTCGGTGGGTTCTACAG GTCCAAGCTTCAACGAGCAAATGTGAAATTCTTGTCTGAATCACTCAAGGATGGAACAACAGGAACAGTAATAGTTCTCACAACTCCAGACGCTCAGCGCACTATGCTTGCATATCAG GGTATGTCTTCAACCATTAACTATGATCCATTCTTAGCCGGCGCAATTTCAAAGACAAATATATTAGTTGTGGAGGGATATCTATTTGAACTTCCAGATACAGTAAAAACAATCACAAAAGCATGCCAGGATGCCCACAGGTCTGGTGCATTGGTTGCTATCACCGCATCAGATGTTTCCTGTATTGAGAGACATTATGATGATTTCTG GGAAATCATGGCAAACTATGTGGACATTGTCTTTGCGAACAGCGATGAAGCCAGGGCTTTCTGCCATTTTTCGTCAAAGGAAAGCCCTGTTTGTGCCACAAGGTACCTAAGCCATTTTGTGCCACTAGTCTCGGTCACAGATGGTCGATCGGGCTCGTACATTGGTATAAAAGGCGAAGCTCTTTACATTCCTCCTTCCCCATGTGTGCCCGTGGATAGTTGTGGCGCGGGGGATGCTTATGCCTCTGGTATTTTGTATGGCATATTGCGGGGCATGTCTGACTTGAAAGGCATCGGTTCACTGGCAGCTAAGGTTGCGTCCATAGTCGTAGGGCAGCAAGGAACTCGGCTTAGGGTACATGACGCGGTGTCATTGGCAAAAGCGTTTGCAATTCAACAGGAGAACTCCTCAGTCTGGTCAGATATAGGATCTGATCAAATCTCTAACTTGTAG